The following are from one region of the Penaeus vannamei isolate JL-2024 chromosome 28, ASM4276789v1, whole genome shotgun sequence genome:
- the LOC113803247 gene encoding cartilage oligomeric matrix protein-like: MTSEDIASNESDCHVKASCEPVHGSNYTCTCSEHYFGNGFDCKDACELNTCFPGVACNVTFNETLFICGPCPYGYSGNGSYCIKLECPTGFAGDGVTCGPDSDLDGFPNVDLPCVDPQCRRDNCPVVPNADQGDVDGDGFGDVCDDDADGDGLADSAENCPLVCNPGQSDTDADGFGDDCDNCPNDANPTQSDADGDGAGDVCDADADDDGVTNDVDNCIEVANSDQLDLDGDGVGDACDNCPQDANADQVDSNANLFGDACDDGVDTDLDSILDTLDNCPAIPNSDQGDADADGVGDVCDDDADNDGILNVNDNCPLVANAYQGDVNEDGVGDVCSQDYDGDGHVDATDTCPNSGALWHESLGTLQVVQLYFDYTPEWTFSKDGLQSYETKISDPTMALGINGNSIHTSLP, from the exons ATGACGTCGGAAGACATagcatc GAACGAGAGTGACTGCCATGTCAAAGCCAGCTGTGAACCTGTTCATGGAAGCAACTACACCTGCACGTGTAGTGAACACTATTTTGGCAATGGATTCGACTGCAAAG ATGCCTGTGAGCTGAATACCTGTTTCCCTGGAGTTGCATGCAATGTTACCTTCAACGAGACTTTGTTCATTTGCGGTCCTTGCCCCTACGGGTACAGTGGGAATGGTAGCTATTGCATAAAATTAGAG TGTCCGACAGGCTTTGCAGGTGATGGTGTGACCTGCGGCCCTGACAGCGACCTGGACGGCTTCCCCAACGTAGATCTGCCTTGCGTCGATCCTCAATGTCGTCGGGACAACTGCCCGGTGGTGCCCAACGCGGACCAGGGAGACGTGGACGGCGACGGCTTTGGTGACGTTTGCGACGATGACGCCGACGGTGACGGGCTAGCCGATAGTGCG GAAAACTGCCCGCTAGTGTGCAATCCCGGCCAAAGTGACACCGACGCAGACGGTTTCGGGGACGACTGCGACAACTGCCCCAACGACGCCAACCCGACCCAGTCTGACGCTGACGGCGACGGGGCTGGTGACGTCTGTGATGCCGACGCGGATGACGATG GCGTGACGAACGACGTCGACAACTGCATCGAAGTGGCCAACAGCGACCAACTGGACCTCGACGGCGATGGTGTGGGCGACGCTTGCGACAACTGCCCCCAAGACGCCAACGCTGACCAGGTCGACAGCAACGCAAACCTTTTCGGGGACGCCTGCGATGATGGCGTTGACACAGATTT AGACTCTATCTTGGACACCCTGGACAACTGCCCCGCCATCCCTAACAGCGACCAGGGTGACGCCGACGCAGACGGAGTCGGTGACGTGTGCGATGACGACGCCGACAACGATGGAATCCTCAACGTCAACGACAACTGCCCGCTCGTCGCCAACGCCTACCAGGGGGATGTTAACGAAGACGGCGTGGGGGACGTGTGTTCGCAGGATTATGACGGGGACGGACACGTGGACGCCACAGACACGTGCCCGAATAGTGGCGCTCTTTGGCATGAGAGCTTGGG gACGTTACAGGTAGTTCAGCTGTATTTTGACTACACTCCAGAGTGGACATTCTCCAAGGACGGTTTACAAAGCTACGAAACAAAGATATCCGATCCGACGATGGCTCTTGGTATCAATGGCAATTCCATTCACACTTCGCTGCCATAG